In one Vanessa tameamea isolate UH-Manoa-2023 chromosome 10, ilVanTame1 primary haplotype, whole genome shotgun sequence genomic region, the following are encoded:
- the LOC113392592 gene encoding pro-resilin-like, producing the protein ILVQVTLLAWVSLKSFTSAQEYLPPKTNTGSGGGGNKKPIVEPTLPANYEFTYDVQDNGVSLDFGHNEKRKDDRAQGSYHVLLPDGRTQLVEYEAGPDGYRPQVMYMGTATYPTQTGGGGGGDKFDGYHYNAASNRQSVRQSAPRGGRQPGVAPPPAPAPPLLYAASNATQ; encoded by the exons attttggttcAGGTAACATTACTGGCTTGGGTGTCGTTGAAGTCTTTTACTTCTGCGCAAGAATATCTTCCACCTAAAACAAATACAGGCAGTGGCGGTGGCGGCAATAAGAAACCAATAGTTGAACCAACT TTACCAGCAAATTATGAATTCACATATGATGTGCAAGATAATGGTGTCTCTTTGGACTTCGGACATAATGAGAAACGAAAGGATGACCGTGCCCAGGGTTCATACCACGTGTTGTTACCAGATGGGAGAACACAGCTTGTCGAATATGAGGCTGGGCCCGACGGCTACCGACCACAA gtgaTGTACATGGGTACAGCGACATACCCGACGCAAACCGGCGGTGGTGGTGGCGGCGACAAGTTCGATGGGTACCACTACAACGCAGCTTCGAACAGACAGAGTGTGAGACAGTCGGCGCCGCGTGGTGGACGCCAGCCTGGCGTCGCGCccccgcccgcgcccgcgccgcctcTGCTCTATGCGGCGAGCAACGCCACGCAGTAG